The nucleotide window TTTATTTATCAAGGAAAATATGACAACTTACTATGTCTATTCTTAATTGGGTATGAGGGATAGTAGAAACTATAAATGGAATGGAATAGGGTAACATTTTGTTGTGATGTTTACATGGGTTCCGGCCTTCCAGGTTCATTTACTTGATATATTCATACTTACCTTGGCATCATTTTCATGTAGAATCAAAATGGGCAGCGATCAAAATGGCACAAGAAAAAGACATAGGCATTCCTATGAATCCTACCGGGGAACAAATATTAAGAAAACCAAAGCAAAGGTTCAGTTTGCAGACCTTTCTGAGGATCTAATGTCTATGATTCTATCAAAACTGCCATTAAAGGACGCTGTAAGGACTGGCATTCTATCAAGTAAATGGAAAGATAGGTGGAAGATATGCCCCAAACTAAGATTTAATGTTCTCACAGTGTCCAACGATGTGTTTTATGAGCGACAACACACTCAGAAATTCATTAAGACTGTTAATGCAGTCATGCAACAACATCAAGGCACATTTGTTGAAGAGCTCATGATCAAATTTGGATATGACAACAGGCTAGTGAATCATATCAATACTTGGGTTGCTTTTGCTGTATCGGCCCAGACAAAGAGTCTTGCCCTTGATTTACCGCCGGGCGATTTGTTGGTACCGCAAGTGGATCAATACATATTTCCTTTTAATCTTTTAGATAACAGAAGCATATTTTGGCTTCGTCATCTGCAACTTAGTTTTGCATCATTTGAACTACCTCCTCAATTCAATGGTTTCCCGAATCTAAGAACACTTGACTTGCTCTTGTTACGTGTCACTCGGAAGGATCTTCAAGATTTGCTATCAAATTGCATTAATCTTGAGTGGTTTAGTATGGTTAGATGCCACTTGAATGACGAGCCGACAGTGGTTCGTCCATTGTCAAAGTTATTATACTTGCGTGTTGGGCACTGTAAGATAACAAAGATAGTACTAAATGCGATGAAACTCAAAACATTCATGTTCTATGGGCGGTTGTATCCTGTTGACCTTGGGGATGTTGCAGACCTAAAACATGCATTTCTTGATTTATATACCCCAATGACTCTTGAATATGCCTTGTCTGTACTTCCCAAAGTGCTTCCAAGTGTTCAAGATCTGACATTGCGTGCATCTTTTGAACTCAAGGTTTGTTATCTTACACTCCACTCTAATATGTAAGTTGGTTTTGCTAGGTTTTTTGGGCAGATGCCCTTGCTTATAGTCAAGCCATGTTGTTGTGCAGTTTACAAGGATTTATGTGACCATTTATATTATCTACTTTTCAGATGCCCTTGTGGATGACAACCCCTTGCAAGTTCTCCAACTTAAAATGTTTAGATTTGAGGTTGGATTTAAATGACAAAGAAGATGGCAATATTTtgtctttggcctcttttttgaGTGTTTCTCCTTTCGTTGAAAAGTTAGCGATTTATGTGAGTATACTCCTATCTCCTATAGACTTCTCTTTGCTATAAGTATATTGACTCGTGAATCATGAATTATGCCATTGCTTAACATATTTTCTCTCTCAAACTATTGCAGTTTCATGTTTTTGGTTTCCCACATCGTGTTTCAGAGCCAATTAAGAGTGTTCCCCGGTGTCCACACAATCATCTAAAGAACCTACATATTACAGGATTTTCTGGAACAACAACACAACTTGAATTTCTAGTGCATGTTGTTGAAAGTGCCCATGCCCTGGAGATTTTGACGATTAAAGGGTCTGACATAGTTGGCCGTCGTGTGGACCATGAATGGATAATAAAATTCCTTTCCTTATTTAGAGAACTAGAGAGAAAATATCTTCATGAAATAATTTCACCAAATGTGAAGCTCTCCATTATCTCTCGGGAATATAGAATGCTCGAACTAGAGAAAGACATGAATTTTCTGGCAGAAATCCGAGCTGCCTCATTGTGTTATGCAGCTCGTCAACGAGGAGGCCAAGATTTGGGTAATCGCATGGATGAAGCACTTGAGTAATTCGATGCTGGGAGAGTAAAATCTTTGTTGTATTCTAGACTGTTATTGTAATGCTCCTTTTTCGAACATCAACCTTATACAGTCCCTTCTTAATAAATGATGAAACGaatcttttgcctccgtttcaaaaaaaaaatatATACTATAGTATGTTGGTATGCAACTTTTTTTTGTAAATTATGTCTAACAATTCGTCATTAATACCTTTTACTCTTTCCATCATCGATGTGTGCATGCAATTATATCATTTGCAAAACATTATATAGTACAACTCTAACAAGTTGTGTGAATGCTTGAAAACTAGGACACAAGCATTCTATGACATCGAGCACAAGCACATTCCAAATCCAATAAAATGCAAATCAAGGACATCAACTAACTATTGTATGATTCATCAATGTGTACACAGAGGATAAGAAAAAGCTGGTACTGCACAGACGATAAGAAAGAACTGGTTCTTGCACTGACTACTGTGTCATCCGGCATTGACACGGAGTAGCGTGTCATTCTCCATGATCCATGGACATGAGTATCTCACACAAAGTTAATACTTACAAAGGCATTAGGAAATGAAATGGAAAACAGTTAACAAAAAAACAGGGCTTTCTTTATCTTCTCTGTGCTAATCAAGATTGATGTATGGTGGACAAGGGTAACAAAATACGTACTTCAAATGAAAATGACTACTTTACACCGCCTTCCCTACTTAAAGTATTCTCTCATCACTTCACTATTCAATTTTTCTGTCGCTCAAATCATCTCCACCATTAGGCACAATGACGAGAACATCACGGGTCAAGAGAACATTGAAGTTGCGGTGGATGATTGGAATGATGGGATTCTTGTTACGACACCGATGAGGCCATTCACTTTCAATATGGAGGCACTTGAGCTGCCAAGCTTGGAGATCTCTCACCTAGAACACCCAGTCACATATGATGAGATTGAAAAGTGGTCAAAGATATGTTGCGGGATAAGGCACCAGAGCTTGATGGATTTACGGGATGCTTCTAATCATCATGATGGAACATCATCAAGGATGATATTATGAGGGCACTTGAGTATTTATATCATGGCGACATGCATGGTATGGATGCTATCAACAAGGCACTTGTGTCCCTGCTCATGAAAAAGGACGATGTAGTGGATCTTCGCGACTTTGAGTCGGTGAGCCTTGTTCATGGCACGATCAAGATCTTCGACAAGGTCTTGCCCATGAGCTGACTGGGGATCGTCCCAGGCTAGTGAGCATGCACCCACTACTACAGGTTGCTGCTAACGcaacactatgatcagagacccttcgacgaaactatgtgtgatgccataattgtaaacggtggtgtaaaaaacccgtcaaaaaggtgcaaaacatttgcgatggaggatgcatcaaacacggttcagattttcgttgcgtgtgcgatacagggcatacggttcagctcaattaattgtttgcgatgaggaggaacaaaagaaacgggcagccagataaaggtgtgtgcgatatacatcatacggttcactcggatgaactgcttgtgattaggcaacaaaaacaacgggcagccagatgaaggtgtttgcgatatacggcatgcggttcacttagatgaactatttgcgtgtcaggaccccgattgcAAGTCACAtagatctagccggtaacacctcatatcacattgcggcctcacgcacgatatccccacgggtgtcgccttaccatggcctgggaccgtttgcgccttttggctcacgtatatgatagtgtcgctagtatccatatgagagagaactcgggccgacatggctagtcgtgaacccaaagcggcacagacctatggagacaggcatacatgaatcacatcgagcatgtcggtcatcagcgagtgaatccgggctgtagcactgggctaacaggactccggggaacccgggttgtagcaggctaggcaggactccggaagtcaccgcgtgacatttccccgaagggacagacataggaacgaagtgaaacacatgccggccagtcaagtgccctgagcagtagtgctgggctagcaggactccggtgaaccgggctgtagcggactactatggctcgaggagcactagactacatttccccataagaaaggctgccaaggataaacaactagattgtcggatcccacacataccaagcatttcaatcatacacacaatatgctcgatatgtgcaaatacagcatggcatcacaacaaaactctacaactcaagtactttatttaaaggctccagagagccatacataacatgttcatataggtaggggtcacatgacccgacactcaagtcatacaagcatacaagcacatgcggaagcaaatagtctgagtacagacactagaaagaaagaaggcttctcgaagcctgtctatctacatagggccctccatggccaggatcaccacctgggtggcaagtcactcatcgacatcgagatctacataaaacccatcggagggggcggtg belongs to Triticum urartu cultivar G1812 chromosome 7, Tu2.1, whole genome shotgun sequence and includes:
- the LOC125524979 gene encoding putative FBD-associated F-box protein At1g61330 encodes the protein MFTWVPAFQVHLLDIFILTLASFSCRIKMGSDQNGTRKRHRHSYESYRGTNIKKTKAKVQFADLSEDLMSMILSKLPLKDAVRTGILSSKWKDRWKICPKLRFNVLTVSNDVFYERQHTQKFIKTVNAVMQQHQGTFVEELMIKFGYDNRLVNHINTWVAFAVSAQTKSLALDLPPGDLLVPQVDQYIFPFNLLDNRSIFWLRHLQLSFASFELPPQFNGFPNLRTLDLLLLRVTRKDLQDLLSNCINLEWFSMVRCHLNDEPTVVRPLSKLLYLRVGHCKITKIVLNAMKLKTFMFYGRLYPVDLGDVADLKHAFLDLYTPMTLEYALSVLPKVLPSVQDLTLRASFELKVCYLTLHSNM